The following proteins come from a genomic window of Sphingobium cloacae:
- a CDS encoding assimilatory sulfite reductase (NADPH) flavoprotein subunit, which produces MTTSEIPGSALTPEQWRLAEQLSRSLDPMQARWISGYFAGFDAALRHPQPQPASFAPAPARSLTILYGTETGNAAELARTLEAAAKAAGLTCALADMADYKVRQLGQEQDLLVIVSTYGEGDPPQPATGFFEFAEGRKAPKLEGARFAVLALGDSTYEYFCQAGKRIDKRFEELGAQRIAPRVDCDVDYEEPAAEWIEAIVAQLASEAEAAPGPAVATVSGAGVAPASAYDKRNPFPAQIVDNIAIVGRGSDKETRHIEFSLAGSGLHYEPGDAMGIAVSNDPQVVAALLDALGLPPDAAFEWKEQALTIGEALTHRFEITAATPRFLDYWALLSDAAALKQLQQEDRAGERSVFLRTHHIVDIVRRFPVGEVMPQGFVSALRPLQPRLYSLASSLSAAPEEAHLTVSPVRYALHGEARHGVASCLLADRAPPDTTLPVYIQSNPHFRLPGDDKPIVMIGAGTGVAPYRAFMQEREARGAEGKSWLFFGERRFRTDFLYQTEWQGWLKDGTLNRMDVAFSRDGEQKVYVQHRMKEQARDLFGWLEDGAHVYVCGDAANLAPDVHRALIDIVAQESRTSHEAAEDYVRSLQADHRYQRDVY; this is translated from the coding sequence ATGACGACATCGGAAATTCCGGGGAGTGCCTTGACCCCGGAGCAGTGGCGACTGGCAGAGCAGCTTTCGCGGTCGCTGGACCCGATGCAGGCGCGCTGGATCAGCGGCTATTTCGCCGGGTTTGACGCGGCGCTGCGCCATCCCCAACCGCAGCCCGCGTCATTCGCGCCTGCCCCTGCGCGGTCGCTGACGATCCTGTACGGCACGGAAACCGGCAACGCGGCCGAACTGGCGCGGACGCTGGAGGCGGCGGCCAAGGCGGCGGGACTGACATGCGCGCTGGCCGACATGGCCGATTACAAGGTGCGGCAATTGGGGCAGGAACAGGACCTGCTGGTCATCGTCAGCACCTATGGCGAGGGCGATCCGCCGCAACCCGCGACCGGCTTCTTCGAATTTGCCGAAGGGCGCAAGGCGCCGAAGCTGGAAGGCGCGCGCTTTGCCGTGCTGGCGCTGGGCGATTCCACCTATGAATATTTCTGCCAGGCGGGCAAGCGGATCGACAAGCGGTTCGAGGAACTGGGAGCGCAAAGGATCGCGCCGCGCGTCGATTGCGATGTGGATTATGAGGAACCGGCGGCGGAATGGATCGAGGCCATCGTCGCGCAACTGGCGAGCGAGGCGGAGGCCGCGCCCGGACCGGCTGTTGCGACCGTGTCCGGCGCAGGCGTCGCTCCGGCTTCGGCTTATGACAAGCGCAATCCCTTTCCGGCGCAGATCGTGGACAATATAGCCATCGTCGGGCGCGGATCGGACAAGGAGACGCGCCATATCGAATTCTCGCTGGCGGGGTCGGGGCTGCATTATGAGCCGGGCGACGCCATGGGGATCGCCGTGTCCAACGATCCGCAGGTGGTGGCGGCGCTGCTCGATGCGCTGGGCCTGCCGCCCGATGCGGCGTTCGAGTGGAAGGAGCAGGCGCTTACCATCGGGGAGGCGCTGACTCATCGGTTCGAGATCACCGCCGCGACGCCGCGTTTCCTGGATTATTGGGCGTTGCTGAGCGATGCGGCGGCCTTGAAGCAGTTGCAGCAGGAGGATCGCGCGGGCGAGCGGTCCGTGTTCCTGCGGACGCATCATATCGTCGATATCGTGCGCCGCTTCCCAGTGGGGGAGGTGATGCCGCAGGGCTTCGTGTCGGCGCTGCGGCCGCTCCAGCCGCGGCTCTATTCGCTGGCGTCCAGCCTGTCCGCCGCGCCGGAGGAGGCGCATCTGACGGTTTCGCCGGTGCGCTATGCGCTGCATGGGGAGGCGCGGCATGGGGTCGCGTCCTGCCTGCTGGCGGATCGCGCGCCGCCCGATACGACGCTGCCGGTCTATATCCAGAGCAATCCGCATTTCCGCCTGCCGGGCGACGACAAGCCGATCGTCATGATCGGGGCGGGAACGGGCGTCGCGCCCTATCGCGCCTTCATGCAGGAGCGGGAGGCGCGGGGCGCGGAGGGCAAGAGCTGGCTGTTCTTCGGGGAGCGGCGGTTCCGCACGGATTTCCTCTATCAGACCGAATGGCAGGGCTGGCTGAAGGACGGGACGCTGAACCGGATGGATGTCGCCTTCTCCCGCGACGGGGAACAGAAGGTTTATGTCCAGCATCGGATGAAGGAGCAGGCGCGCGACCTGTTCGGATGGCTGGAGGACGGCGCGCATGTCTATGTGTGCGGCGATGCGGCGAATCTCGCGCCGGACGTGCATCGGGCGCTGATCGACATCGTGGCGCAGGAATCGCGCACCAGCCATGAGGCGGCGGAGGATTATGTGCGCTCGCTCCAGGCCGACCACCGTTACCAGCGCGACGTGTATTGA
- the fghA gene encoding S-formylglutathione hydrolase: METLSTHRAHGGAQGVHRHASAATGTEMTFSVFVPPHAEGARLPVVWYLSGLTCTHANVTEKGEFRRACAELGLIFVAPDTSPRGEGVADDPEGAYDFGLGAGFYVDATQPPFAAHYRMWSYVTEELPALIAAHFPADMARQSIMGHSMGGHGALTIGLTFPDRFRAVSAFAPIAAPARVPWGEKALAGYLGDDRTAWRAHDAVALIEDGARLPDLLVDQGDADPFLEEQLRTPLLEEACRAAGQKATIRMQPGYDHSYYFISTFMDEHLRWHADRLRAA; this comes from the coding sequence ATGGAAACGCTCTCGACCCATCGGGCCCATGGCGGCGCGCAGGGCGTGCATCGCCATGCGTCGGCGGCGACGGGGACGGAGATGACCTTTTCCGTCTTCGTGCCGCCCCATGCGGAAGGCGCGCGGCTGCCGGTGGTCTGGTATCTGTCCGGCCTGACCTGCACCCATGCGAATGTGACCGAAAAGGGCGAGTTCCGCCGCGCCTGCGCCGAGCTTGGTCTGATCTTCGTCGCGCCCGACACCAGCCCCAGGGGCGAAGGCGTGGCGGACGATCCCGAAGGTGCCTATGATTTCGGGCTGGGCGCGGGCTTCTATGTCGATGCGACCCAGCCGCCCTTCGCGGCCCATTATCGCATGTGGTCCTATGTGACGGAGGAACTGCCCGCCCTGATCGCGGCGCATTTCCCTGCCGACATGGCGCGTCAGTCGATCATGGGGCACAGCATGGGCGGGCATGGCGCGCTGACCATCGGGCTGACGTTCCCGGATCGCTTCAGGGCGGTGTCGGCCTTCGCGCCGATCGCCGCGCCCGCCCGGGTTCCGTGGGGGGAAAAGGCGCTGGCCGGTTATCTGGGGGACGACCGGACGGCCTGGCGCGCGCATGATGCCGTCGCGTTGATCGAGGATGGAGCGCGGCTGCCCGACCTGCTGGTGGATCAGGGCGATGCCGATCCGTTCCTGGAAGAACAGCTCCGGACGCCATTGCTGGAAGAAGCCTGCCGTGCGGCCGGGCAGAAGGCGACGATCCGCATGCAGCCGGGCTATGACCACAGCTATTATTTCATCTCCACCTTCATGGATGAGCATCTGCGGTGGCATGCCGACCGGCTGCGCGCGGCCTGA
- a CDS encoding DUF488 domain-containing protein: MGKIGIKRIYEPADRADGQRILVDRLWPRGVSKKEAELTEWCKDIAPSPALRKWFGHDPARFDEFRDRYRKELDGNGEAVAALCDRAAKGDLTLLYGAHDETCNHAVVLAQYLRAHCR; the protein is encoded by the coding sequence ATGGGCAAGATCGGCATCAAGCGCATTTACGAACCGGCTGACCGGGCGGACGGACAGAGGATATTGGTGGACCGCCTCTGGCCGCGCGGCGTTTCCAAGAAGGAAGCCGAGCTGACGGAGTGGTGCAAGGACATCGCGCCTTCCCCCGCCCTGCGGAAATGGTTCGGCCATGATCCGGCCCGTTTCGACGAGTTTCGCGACCGTTATCGCAAGGAACTGGACGGGAATGGAGAGGCCGTCGCGGCGCTGTGCGACCGGGCGGCGAAGGGCGACCTGACCCTGCTGTACGGCGCGCATGACGAGACATGCAATCATGCGGTGGTGCTGGCGCAATATTTGCGGGCGCATTGCCGATAG
- a CDS encoding S-(hydroxymethyl)glutathione dehydrogenase/class III alcohol dehydrogenase yields MKTRAAVAFEAKKPLEIVEVDLEGPKAGEVLVEIMATGICHTDAYTLDGFDSEGIFPSILGHEGAGIVREVGPGVTSVKPGDHVIPLYTPECRQCKSCLSGKTNLCTAIRATQGKGLMPDGTTRFSYKGQPIFHYMGCSTFSNFTVLPEIAVAKIREDAPFDKSCYIGCGVTTGVGAVVKTAKVTPGSNVIVFGLGGIGLNVIQGARLVGADMIVGVDINDDKEEWGRRFGMTHFVNPAKVEGDIVQHLVELTDGGADYTFDCTGNTGVMRTALEACHRGWGESIIIGVAEAGKEISTRPFQLVTGRVWKGSAFGGAKGRTDVPKIVDWYMNGKIEIDAMITHVLDLEEINKGFDLMHAGESIRSVVVY; encoded by the coding sequence ATGAAAACCAGAGCCGCCGTCGCGTTCGAGGCGAAGAAGCCTCTCGAAATCGTGGAGGTCGATCTGGAAGGTCCCAAGGCGGGCGAAGTGCTGGTGGAGATCATGGCGACCGGCATCTGCCATACGGATGCCTATACGCTGGACGGGTTCGACAGCGAAGGCATCTTCCCGTCCATATTGGGCCATGAAGGCGCGGGCATCGTGCGGGAAGTGGGGCCGGGCGTCACTTCGGTGAAGCCGGGCGACCATGTGATCCCGCTCTACACGCCCGAATGCCGCCAGTGCAAAAGCTGCCTTTCGGGCAAGACCAACCTGTGCACCGCGATCCGCGCCACGCAGGGCAAGGGACTGATGCCGGACGGGACGACCCGCTTTTCCTACAAGGGACAGCCGATCTTTCATTATATGGGCTGTTCGACCTTCTCCAACTTCACGGTGCTGCCGGAGATCGCCGTCGCGAAGATCCGCGAGGACGCGCCGTTCGACAAGAGCTGCTATATCGGCTGCGGCGTCACCACCGGCGTCGGCGCGGTGGTGAAGACCGCCAAGGTGACGCCCGGCTCCAATGTCATCGTCTTTGGCCTGGGCGGCATCGGCCTCAACGTCATCCAGGGCGCGAGGCTGGTGGGCGCGGACATGATCGTGGGCGTGGACATCAATGACGACAAGGAGGAATGGGGCCGCCGCTTCGGCATGACCCATTTCGTCAATCCGGCCAAGGTCGAGGGCGACATCGTGCAGCATCTGGTGGAATTGACCGACGGCGGCGCGGATTATACGTTCGATTGCACCGGCAATACGGGCGTGATGCGGACCGCGCTGGAAGCCTGCCATCGCGGCTGGGGCGAAAGCATCATCATCGGCGTCGCCGAAGCGGGGAAGGAGATTTCCACCCGTCCGTTCCAGCTCGTCACCGGCCGCGTCTGGAAGGGCAGCGCTTTCGGCGGGGCCAAGGGCCGGACCGACGTGCCGAAGATCGTGGACTGGTACATGAACGGCAAGATCGAGATTGACGCGATGATCACCCATGTGCTCGATCTGGAAGAGATCAACAAGGGCTTCGACCTGATGCACGCGGGAGAAAGCATCCGGTCCGTTGTCGTTTACTGA
- a CDS encoding Rrf2 family transcriptional regulator — protein sequence MRLTRYTDYSLRVLIHLALHEERLCSIGEISRAYGISHNHLMKVVNALAHDGFVETLRGRGGGMRLARPAHRIGVGEVVRRTEEGFQLADCPSCSLSPACGLTGVLSKGVRAMLAVFDAYTIADLLTDRAAMRRMTNGQSPLAVELD from the coding sequence ATGCGGCTGACGCGCTATACCGACTATTCCCTGCGGGTGCTCATCCACCTCGCCCTGCACGAGGAGCGGCTCTGCTCCATCGGCGAGATTTCGCGCGCCTATGGCATTTCCCACAATCATCTGATGAAGGTGGTGAACGCACTCGCCCATGACGGCTTCGTGGAAACCCTGCGCGGCCGCGGCGGCGGGATGCGTCTTGCCCGCCCGGCGCACCGGATCGGCGTGGGCGAAGTCGTCCGCCGCACGGAGGAAGGCTTCCAGCTTGCCGACTGTCCCAGCTGCTCGCTCTCCCCCGCCTGCGGCCTGACGGGCGTGCTTTCCAAAGGAGTGCGGGCCATGCTGGCGGTATTCGACGCCTATACCATCGCCGACCTGCTCACCGACCGCGCCGCGATGCGCCGCATGACGAACGGCCAGTC
- the metB gene encoding cystathionine gamma-synthase, producing the protein MTERDRPLPDVETIAAAYGVAADPAFGAVAPPLYLSSTYEFAGYERPRVYDYGRAGNPTRDMLADALAELEGGAGAVVTSSGMAALDLLAGGLRVGALVVAPHDCYGGTMRLLKARAERGQIGLRLVDQGDAAALDAALEASPALVLIETPSNPLMRVVDIAALAGRAKAAGAEVAVDNTFLSPAIQRPILLGADYVIHSTTKYLNGHSDVIGGAVVAADRGKAEQLRQWANVVGSAGAPFDAWLTLRGLRTLFARLERQQANAMAVAQYLESHRAVAKVHYPGLRSHPGHGVASRQQRGFGAMLSFELAGGVEAVRRFLPAVRFFTLAESLGGVESLVAHPATMTHADMGDEARAVAGISDGLLRFSIGLEAEKDLIAGLEEGLAACA; encoded by the coding sequence ATGACTGAACGGGATCGCCCTCTTCCTGACGTGGAGACGATCGCGGCGGCCTATGGGGTCGCGGCGGACCCGGCTTTCGGAGCGGTGGCGCCGCCGCTCTATCTGTCCAGCACCTATGAGTTCGCCGGTTATGAGCGGCCGCGCGTCTATGATTATGGCCGGGCGGGCAATCCGACGCGGGACATGCTGGCGGACGCCCTGGCGGAGCTGGAGGGCGGGGCGGGCGCGGTCGTCACGTCGAGCGGCATGGCGGCGCTCGACCTGCTGGCGGGCGGGCTGCGCGTGGGCGCCCTCGTGGTGGCGCCGCATGATTGCTATGGCGGGACGATGCGCCTGCTGAAAGCACGGGCGGAGCGGGGGCAGATCGGCCTGCGACTGGTGGATCAGGGGGACGCGGCGGCGCTCGACGCGGCGCTGGAAGCATCGCCCGCGCTGGTGCTGATCGAAACGCCGAGCAATCCGCTGATGCGGGTGGTCGACATCGCCGCGCTCGCCGGCCGGGCGAAGGCGGCGGGGGCGGAGGTGGCGGTCGACAATACCTTCCTGTCGCCCGCCATCCAGAGGCCGATCCTGCTGGGGGCCGACTATGTCATCCATTCGACCACCAAATATCTGAACGGCCATTCCGACGTGATCGGCGGCGCGGTGGTGGCGGCGGATCGGGGGAAGGCGGAGCAGTTGCGGCAATGGGCCAATGTCGTGGGGAGCGCGGGCGCGCCCTTCGATGCGTGGCTGACCTTGCGCGGGCTGCGGACGCTGTTCGCGCGGCTGGAACGGCAGCAGGCCAATGCGATGGCGGTCGCCCAGTATCTCGAAAGCCATCGGGCGGTGGCGAAGGTGCATTATCCGGGCCTGCGGTCGCATCCGGGGCATGGCGTCGCGAGCCGCCAGCAGCGGGGGTTCGGCGCGATGCTGAGCTTCGAACTGGCGGGCGGCGTGGAGGCGGTGCGGCGCTTCCTGCCGGCGGTGCGCTTCTTCACGCTGGCGGAGTCGCTGGGGGGCGTCGAGAGCCTCGTCGCCCATCCCGCGACGATGACGCACGCCGATATGGGTGACGAAGCGCGGGCCGTGGCGGGAATAAGCGACGGGCTGCTGCGCTTTTCCATCGGTCTGGAGGCGGAGAAGGACCTGATCGCGGGGCTGGAAGAGGGGTTGGCGGCATGTGCCTGA
- a CDS encoding NADPH-dependent assimilatory sulfite reductase hemoprotein subunit — MTSMTIDRSHDLSQPLDRLSADERMKDASDFLRGTIATGLLDRITGAVPSADDVKLMKFHGIYQQDDRDVRDERRRQKLEPAYQFMIRVRLPGGVCTAAQWLKLDELARAHGGQTLRITTRQTFQFHWVLKDSLRPIIQGLHETLLDTVAACGDDSRGVMCTVDPQSSRFHAEVAAMAKRVSDHVIPKTRAYHEIWYGDERVASSEPEEPFYGRTYMPRKFKIGFALPPSNDIDVYAQDLGFIAIEGPDGLAGFNVAIGGGMGRTDQAPHTYPRLASVIGYVPADRVIACADAVMTVQRDYGDRKDRQRARFKYTIDDKGLDWIKGAIERVMGEPFEEARPFLFTSNGDSFGWNETPDGRLHRTVYVQNGRLDLKLLDAFRDIARVHRGTFRMTPNQNVIVAGVKAEDRAAIDALLAEHGLEEESASPLRRNAIACVALPTCGLAMAESERYLPDLLGRIEEMMDRHGLSGEPITVRMSGCPNGCSRPYIAEIGFTGRAPGKYNLYLGGGFHGERLNRMVRENVGEAAMLEVLDDALGRYAREREPGEPFGDFTIRAGIVREVTEGRYFND, encoded by the coding sequence ATGACCAGCATGACCATCGACCGCAGCCATGACCTGTCCCAGCCGCTCGACCGGCTGAGCGCCGACGAACGGATGAAGGACGCCAGCGATTTCCTGCGCGGGACCATCGCGACGGGATTGCTGGACCGGATCACCGGGGCGGTGCCTTCGGCCGACGACGTGAAGCTGATGAAGTTCCACGGCATATACCAGCAGGACGACCGCGACGTGCGCGACGAGCGGCGGCGGCAGAAGCTGGAGCCTGCCTATCAGTTCATGATCCGGGTGAGGCTGCCCGGCGGGGTGTGCACGGCGGCGCAATGGCTGAAGCTGGACGAGCTGGCGCGGGCGCATGGCGGGCAGACGCTGCGGATCACGACGCGGCAGACGTTCCAGTTCCATTGGGTGCTGAAGGATAGCTTGCGGCCGATCATTCAAGGATTGCACGAGACGCTGCTGGATACCGTCGCGGCCTGCGGCGACGACAGCCGCGGGGTCATGTGCACCGTCGATCCGCAAAGCTCCCGCTTCCATGCCGAGGTCGCGGCGATGGCGAAGCGGGTGAGCGACCATGTGATCCCCAAGACCCGCGCCTATCATGAAATCTGGTATGGCGACGAGCGGGTGGCGTCGTCCGAGCCGGAGGAGCCTTTTTACGGGCGCACCTACATGCCCCGGAAGTTCAAGATCGGCTTCGCGCTGCCGCCGTCCAACGACATAGATGTCTATGCGCAGGATCTGGGCTTCATCGCCATCGAAGGGCCAGACGGGCTGGCGGGGTTCAACGTCGCCATCGGCGGGGGCATGGGGCGCACCGATCAGGCGCCGCACACCTATCCGCGCCTGGCGAGCGTGATCGGCTATGTGCCCGCCGACCGGGTGATCGCCTGCGCGGACGCAGTGATGACGGTGCAGCGCGACTATGGCGACCGCAAGGACCGGCAGCGGGCGCGCTTCAAATATACGATCGACGACAAGGGGCTGGACTGGATCAAGGGCGCAATCGAGCGGGTGATGGGCGAGCCTTTCGAGGAGGCGCGGCCTTTCCTGTTCACGTCCAACGGCGACAGCTTCGGGTGGAACGAGACGCCTGACGGCCGCCTGCATCGGACCGTCTATGTGCAGAACGGGCGGCTGGACCTGAAGCTGCTGGACGCCTTCCGCGACATCGCGCGGGTCCATCGCGGCACGTTCCGCATGACGCCCAACCAGAATGTCATCGTCGCGGGCGTGAAGGCGGAGGATCGGGCGGCCATCGACGCGCTGCTGGCGGAGCATGGGCTGGAGGAGGAAAGTGCGTCGCCGCTGCGGCGCAACGCCATCGCCTGCGTGGCGCTGCCGACCTGCGGCCTCGCCATGGCGGAGAGCGAGCGCTATCTGCCGGACCTGCTGGGCAGGATCGAGGAGATGATGGACCGGCACGGCCTTTCCGGCGAACCGATCACCGTGCGGATGAGCGGTTGTCCCAATGGCTGTTCGCGGCCCTATATCGCGGAGATCGGCTTCACCGGGCGCGCGCCGGGCAAATATAATCTCTATCTGGGCGGCGGCTTCCATGGCGAGCGGCTCAACCGCATGGTGCGGGAGAATGTGGGCGAGGCGGCCATGCTGGAAGTGCTGGACGACGCGCTGGGGCGCTATGCCCGCGAGCGGGAACCGGGCGAGCCTTTCGGCGATTTCACCATAAGGGCCGGGATCGTGCGCGAGGTGACGGAAGGGCGCTATTTCAATGACTGA
- a CDS encoding DUF2271 domain-containing protein, translating to MQISHRLLLTGGAALGATGALAAMPAQAETLNLTVNIPRLSVAEYHRPYVAIWLEKEGAAPRTLSVWYDYDMKNGEGTKWLRDVRQWWRASGRTMTFPADGVTGATRAPGDQKVSFATGKGPLGQLAPGNYTLIVEAAREVGGREVVRVPFAWPQKPGAVLRAKGSTELGAVSLSIGK from the coding sequence ATGCAGATCAGCCACAGACTGCTGCTGACCGGCGGGGCCGCGCTGGGCGCGACCGGCGCGCTCGCCGCCATGCCCGCGCAGGCGGAAACGCTGAACCTCACCGTCAATATTCCGCGCCTGTCGGTGGCCGAATATCACCGCCCCTATGTCGCCATCTGGCTGGAAAAGGAAGGCGCGGCGCCGCGCACCCTGTCGGTCTGGTATGATTATGACATGAAGAATGGCGAAGGCACCAAATGGCTGCGCGACGTGCGGCAATGGTGGCGCGCTTCCGGCCGGACGATGACCTTCCCCGCCGATGGCGTCACCGGCGCGACCCGCGCGCCGGGCGACCAGAAGGTCAGCTTCGCCACCGGCAAGGGGCCGCTGGGCCAGCTTGCGCCGGGCAATTACACGCTGATCGTGGAAGCCGCGCGCGAAGTCGGCGGCCGCGAAGTCGTGCGCGTGCCCTTCGCCTGGCCGCAAAAGCCCGGCGCGGTGCTGCGCGCCAAGGGATCGACGGAATTGGGGGCGGTCAGCCTCAGCATCGGGAAATAA
- a CDS encoding VOC family protein: protein MFSHVTVGADDLEKSRTFYDALLGSIGYGPGVPLKEDRYAYLSDNGAFMIVRPIDGKEATHANGGTIGFACDSPEKVEAWHEAGLAHGGTSIEDPPGVRAMPFGNLYLAYLRDPYGNKLCAMHRMAG from the coding sequence ATGTTCAGCCATGTGACGGTCGGGGCGGACGATCTGGAAAAGTCCCGGACATTCTACGACGCCCTGCTGGGTTCGATCGGCTACGGTCCGGGCGTGCCGTTGAAGGAGGACCGCTACGCCTATCTGTCGGACAACGGGGCCTTCATGATCGTCCGTCCCATCGACGGGAAGGAAGCGACGCACGCCAATGGCGGCACGATCGGCTTTGCCTGCGATTCGCCGGAGAAGGTGGAGGCATGGCACGAAGCGGGCCTCGCTCATGGCGGCACCTCCATCGAAGACCCGCCGGGCGTGCGCGCCATGCCGTTCGGCAATCTGTATCTCGCCTATCTGCGCGATCCCTATGGCAACAAGCTTTGCGCCATGCATCGGATGGCGGGCTGA
- a CDS encoding DUF4198 domain-containing protein — MKARFLIAGALAALTLSGAAQAHRQWMMPSSTVLSGTDSWVTVDAAISNDLFYFEHFPMATDQIAVTQPDGSAGRIENAAKGRYRSTFDVHLTQPGTYRIANVSSGLMGSYMLNGKRERLPRGTTKDTLATALPAGATDVQTAESISRNEIFVTLGAPTSDLFKPTGQGIEMVPVTHPNDLVSGESATFQFLLDGKPASGLKVTVIPGGIRYRDSLGQMDLSTGADGKVSVNWPQPGMYWMNVSLASEREGGPGGGMGEAQGAAAPKSPPPVPAGPPPRRASYITTLEVLAP, encoded by the coding sequence ATGAAGGCCAGATTTCTGATCGCGGGCGCGCTTGCCGCCCTCACCCTCTCCGGCGCGGCGCAGGCGCACCGCCAGTGGATGATGCCCTCCTCCACCGTGCTGTCCGGCACGGATAGCTGGGTGACGGTGGACGCCGCCATCTCCAACGACCTTTTCTATTTCGAGCATTTCCCGATGGCGACCGACCAGATCGCCGTCACGCAGCCGGACGGTTCGGCGGGCAGGATCGAAAACGCCGCCAAGGGCCGCTATCGCTCGACCTTCGACGTGCATCTGACCCAGCCGGGCACCTATCGCATCGCCAATGTGTCGAGCGGCCTGATGGGCAGCTACATGCTGAACGGCAAGCGCGAACGCCTGCCGCGCGGCACGACGAAGGACACGCTCGCCACCGCGCTCCCCGCCGGGGCGACGGATGTGCAGACGGCCGAATCCATCAGCCGCAACGAGATTTTCGTGACGCTGGGCGCGCCCACCAGCGATCTCTTCAAGCCGACCGGCCAGGGCATCGAGATGGTGCCGGTCACCCATCCCAACGACCTTGTTTCGGGCGAAAGCGCGACCTTCCAGTTCCTGCTGGACGGCAAGCCCGCCTCGGGCCTCAAGGTCACGGTGATCCCCGGCGGGATCCGTTACCGGGATTCGCTGGGCCAGATGGACCTCAGCACGGGCGCGGACGGCAAGGTGTCGGTCAACTGGCCGCAGCCGGGCATGTACTGGATGAACGTCAGCCTCGCCAGCGAGCGCGAAGGCGGCCCCGGCGGCGGCATGGGCGAAGCGCAGGGCGCAGCCGCGCCGAAGTCGCCGCCGCCCGTCCCCGCCGGCCCTCCGCCGCGCCGCGCTTCCTACATCACCACGCTGGAAGTGCTGGCCCCCTGA
- a CDS encoding FAD:protein FMN transferase, with amino-acid sequence MGTSWSARIVDAPADCAALIETILARIIAQMSNWEADSDISRFNRLPPGQWMTLPDEMMTVLRAGLDMARLSGGAFDPAIGHMVAHWGFGPGSGAGTPAAASPPWQAIEVDGSRARRLADVTLDFSGIAKGHAVDAVAQALKARSLHHFLIEIGGELHGAGVRPDLQPWWVDADSPPGLSIPTLRIALCGLSVATSGDYRRFRMEGGQRLSHSIDPATGAPIAHDVAAVTVLHESAMLADAWATAVTVLGHDRGMALATRHGLAIRLVRREGDRAREYMTPALAAMLDG; translated from the coding sequence ATGGGCACGAGCTGGTCCGCCCGCATCGTCGACGCGCCCGCGGACTGCGCGGCGCTGATCGAAACCATCCTTGCCCGCATCATCGCGCAGATGAGCAATTGGGAGGCGGATTCCGACATCAGCCGCTTCAACCGCCTGCCCCCCGGCCAATGGATGACCCTTCCCGACGAGATGATGACGGTCCTGCGCGCCGGGCTGGACATGGCGCGCCTCTCCGGCGGAGCCTTCGACCCCGCCATCGGCCACATGGTCGCCCACTGGGGTTTCGGCCCCGGAAGCGGAGCAGGCACGCCCGCCGCCGCCTCTCCGCCATGGCAGGCGATAGAAGTCGACGGCTCCCGCGCCCGACGCCTCGCCGACGTAACGCTCGACTTCTCGGGCATCGCCAAAGGCCATGCCGTCGACGCCGTGGCGCAGGCGTTGAAGGCGCGATCCCTCCACCATTTCCTGATCGAGATCGGCGGCGAACTCCATGGCGCGGGCGTGAGGCCCGACCTCCAGCCATGGTGGGTCGACGCGGATTCCCCGCCCGGCCTGTCCATCCCCACGCTTCGCATCGCGCTTTGCGGCCTGTCCGTGGCCACCTCCGGCGACTATCGCCGCTTCCGCATGGAAGGCGGCCAGCGCCTTTCCCACAGCATCGATCCGGCGACCGGTGCGCCCATCGCGCATGATGTAGCCGCCGTCACCGTGCTGCATGAAAGCGCCATGCTGGCCGACGCATGGGCGACCGCCGTCACCGTCCTCGGTCATGATCGCGGCATGGCCCTCGCCACCCGCCACGGCCTCGCCATCCGCCTCGTCCGGCGCGAGGGCGACCGCGCGCGGGAATATATGACGCCTGCCCTCGCCGCGATGCTGGACGGGTGA